One segment of Tenrec ecaudatus isolate mTenEca1 chromosome 1, mTenEca1.hap1, whole genome shotgun sequence DNA contains the following:
- the PPCS gene encoding phosphopantothenate--cysteine ligase isoform X1: protein MDRPAPPRPHPSRKPTDARPVENAPQRGCQPGRRSPRSARQRRWSLAAARPLAIAAAQGRGPPAGGVAPVELGAGAGKCAAALMAEATLTSEFPQPAGVARWAEAMARFAARLGAQGRRVVLVTSGGTKVPLEVRAVRFLDNFSSGRRGAASAEAFLAAGYGVIFLYRARSAFPFAHRFPPQTWLSALRPSGPARAGTLPLEAEEKALPGFAAALLNYQEAVVAGTFLAVEFTTLTDYLHLLQAAAQALNPVGPSAMFYLAAAVSDFYVPVSEMPEHKIQSSGGPLQITMKMVPKMLSPLVKDWAPRAFIISFKLETDPSIVIDRAHTALEVYRHQVVVANVLDSRRSFVVIVRKDSETKLLLSEEEVERGIDIEQKIVDNLQSQHTDFISNKN from the exons ATggaccgccccgccccgccccgcccccacccgagTCGGAAACCAACAGATGCCCGTCCGGTGGAGAATGCGCCGCAGCGAGGTTGCCAGCCTGGGCGGCGCTCTCCTCGGAGCGCTCGGCAGCGGAGGTGGAGTCTCGCCGCGGCCCGCCCACTCGCGATTGCGGCTGCGCAGGGACGAGGCCCCCCGGCAGGGGGCGTGGCGCCGGTAGAGCTGGGCGCCGGCGCCGGGAAGTGTGCCGCGGCACTCATGGCGGAAGCGACTCTGACCTCCGAGTTCCCGCAGCCGGCCGGTGTCGCGCGCTGGGCCGAGGCTATGGCTCGCTTTGCGGCCAGGCTGGGCGCGCAGGGCCGGCGGGTGGTGCTGGTCACGTCAGGCGGCACCAAGGTCCCGCTGGAAGTGCGAGCCGTGCGCTTCCTAGACAACTTCAGCAGCGGGCGGCGCGGAGCTGCCTCGGCCGAGGCCTTCCTGGCCGCGGGGTACGGGGTCATCTTCTTGTACCGCGCTCGCTCCGCTTTCCCCTTTGCCCACCGCTTCCCGCCTCAGACCTGGCTGTCGGCTCTGCGGCCCTCCGGCCCAGCCCGTGCGGGGACGCTGCCCTTGGAGGCCGAGGAGAAGGCGCTCCCGGGCTTCGCTGCAGCCTTGCTCAACTACCAAGAGGCCGTGGTTGCCGGCACTTTCCTCGCCGTCGAGTTCACCACTTTGACGGACTATTTGCATCTGCTGCAGGCTGCGGCCCAGGCGCTCAACCCAGTAG GCCCTTCTGCGATGTTCTACTTGGCTGCGGCCGTGTCAGATTTCTATGTTCCTGTTTCTGAAATGCCTGAACACAAGATCCAGTCATCTGGGGGCCCACTGCAG ATAACAATGAAGATGGTGCCAAAAATGCTTTCTCCGTTGGTTAAAGACTGGGCTCCGAGAGCCTTTATAATTTCCTTTAAGTTGGAGACTGACCCGTCCATTGTGATTGATCGTGCACATACTGCTTTGGAAGTTTATCGACATCAAGTGGTGGTGGCCAATGTCCTTGATTCTCGGCGGTCCTTTGTAGTTATCGTTAGAAAAGACTCGGAAACCAAGCTCCTGTTGTCTGAGGAAGAAGTAGAGAGGGGCATAGATATAGAACAGAAGATAGTGGATAATCTTCAGTCTCAACACACAGATTTTATATCTAACAAAAACTAA
- the PPCS gene encoding phosphopantothenate--cysteine ligase isoform X2 produces the protein MFYLAAAVSDFYVPVSEMPEHKIQSSGGPLQITMKMVPKMLSPLVKDWAPRAFIISFKLETDPSIVIDRAHTALEVYRHQVVVANVLDSRRSFVVIVRKDSETKLLLSEEEVERGIDIEQKIVDNLQSQHTDFISNKN, from the exons ATGTTCTACTTGGCTGCGGCCGTGTCAGATTTCTATGTTCCTGTTTCTGAAATGCCTGAACACAAGATCCAGTCATCTGGGGGCCCACTGCAG ATAACAATGAAGATGGTGCCAAAAATGCTTTCTCCGTTGGTTAAAGACTGGGCTCCGAGAGCCTTTATAATTTCCTTTAAGTTGGAGACTGACCCGTCCATTGTGATTGATCGTGCACATACTGCTTTGGAAGTTTATCGACATCAAGTGGTGGTGGCCAATGTCCTTGATTCTCGGCGGTCCTTTGTAGTTATCGTTAGAAAAGACTCGGAAACCAAGCTCCTGTTGTCTGAGGAAGAAGTAGAGAGGGGCATAGATATAGAACAGAAGATAGTGGATAATCTTCAGTCTCAACACACAGATTTTATATCTAACAAAAACTAA